In a genomic window of Brassica rapa cultivar Chiifu-401-42 chromosome A10, CAAS_Brap_v3.01, whole genome shotgun sequence:
- the LOC103845160 gene encoding cytochrome P450 81F2 — protein sequence MDYILLLLPLVLFLLAYKFLFSSKSFNLPPGPTPFPIVGNLHLVKPPVHRLFRRFAEKYGDIFSLRYGSRQVVVISSLPLVRECFTGQNDVILTNRPHFLTAKYVAYDYTTVGTAAYGDHWRNLRRICSLEILSSNRLTGFLSVRKDEIRRLLTKLSRDYNGQVVELEPLLADLTFNNIVRMVTGRRYYGDQVHNKEEANLFKKLVTQINDNSGASHPGDYLPILKVFGHGYEKKVKALGEAMDTFLQRLLDDCRRDGESNTMLSHLLSLQVDQPKYYSDVIIKGLMLSMMLAGTDTAAVTLEWAMASLLKSPEVLKKAKAEIDDKIGHERLVDEPDILNLPYLQNIVSETFRLCPAAPLLVPRSPSEDLKIGGYDIPRGTIVLVNSWAIHRDPRLWDEPERFMPERFEDKEAANNNKLMMFGNGRRTCPGAALGQRMVSLALGSLIQCFDWEKVNGEEIDMTENSGMAMRKLVPLRAVCHQRPIMTNLLA from the exons ATGGATTACATTTTGCTCTTATTGCCACTCGTATTGTTTCTACTAGCTTACAAATTCTTATTCTCATCTAAGAGTTTCAATCTTCCACCAGGACCAACTCCCTTTCCCATCGTCGGCAACCTCCACCTCGTGAAACCACCGGTGCACCGTCTCTTCCGTCGTTTCGCGGAGAAGTACGGTGACATCTTCTCCCTCCGTTATGGCTCTCGCCAAGTCGTCGTGATCTCTTCCTTGCCCCTCGTCAGAGAATGCTTTACTGGTCAGAACGACGTTATTTTAACGAACCGACCGCATTTTCTGACCGCAAAGTACGTTGCTTACGACTACACCACGGTTGGAACCGCCGCATATGGCGACCACTGGCGTAATCTCCGCCGTATTTGCTCTCTTGAGATCCTTTCCTCTAACCGTCTCACTGGATTCCTCTCCGTTCGTAAAGACGAGATCCGACGATTGCTCACGAAACTCTCACGTGACTATAATGGCCAAGTCGTTGAGCTTGAGCCTCTTCTTGCAGATTTGACGTTCAATAATATTGTCCGTATGGTCACTGGGAGACGTTACTACGGAGACCAG GTTCACAACAAGGAAGAAGCGAACCTATTCAAGAAGCTAGTGACGCAGATCAACGACAATAGTGGTGCGAGCCATCCAGGAGATTATTTACCAATTCTCAAAGTTTTCGGACACGGCTACGAGAAGAAAGTGAAAGCACTCGGCGAAGCCATGGACACTTTCTTGCAGCGACTGCTCGACGATTGCCGTAGAGATGGAGAGAGCAACACAATGCTTAGTCATCTGTTGTCTTTACAAGTAGACCAACCCAAGTATTACAGTGACGTCATCATCAAAGGCCTCATGCTC AGTATGATGCTTGCGGGGACGGATACTGCAGCCGTGACACTAGAATGGGCGATGGCGAGTTTGTTGAAAAGTCCTGAAGTGTTGAAGAAGGCGAAAGCCGAGATAGATGATAAGATTGGACATGAACGTTTGGTCGACGAACCGGACATTTTGAATCTCCCTTATCTCCAAAACATAGTTTCCGAGACCTTCCGACTGTGTCCAGCCGCACCACTCCTTGTACCACGTTCTCCTTCTGAAGACCTCAAGATTGGCGGATACGACATACCGCGTGGCACCATCGTACTAGTGAATTCTTGGGCCATCCATAGAGATCCAAGGCTTTGGGATGAGCCTGAGAGGTTCATGCCAGAGCGTTTTGAGGACAAAGAAGCTGCCAATAATAATAAGCTTATGATGTTTGGGAACGGACGAAGGACGTGTCCTGGTGCGGCTTTGGGTCAAAGGATGGTATCGTTGGCTTTAGGATCGTTGATTCAATGCTTTGACTGGGAAAAAGTCAACGGTGAGGAAATTGATATGACCGAAAATTCTGGAATGGCTATGCGCAAGCTCGTGCCGTTACGAGCCGTTTGCCATCAGCGTCCCATTATGACTAATCTTTTGGCTTAA
- the LOC103845162 gene encoding uncharacterized protein LOC103845162 has protein sequence MGDTSFLDRMLLHLRSTCKYYSGYPKDLGPSRVIHFTSEREFVQLLHQGYPVVVAFTIRSNYTQHLDRMLEEAAAEFYPNIKFMRVECPKYPGFCITRQKSEYPFIEIFHSPQQAGNEGKVQDPNITRYSVKVVPYNYDMSPYGFREFFKRQGVRTSDPK, from the exons ATGGGAGATACTTCATTCCTCGATAGAATGCTTCTCCACCTTCGCTCCACTTGCAA GTACTACAGTGGTTACCCTAAGGATCTCGGGCCATCGCGTGTTATCCATTTTACTTCGGAAAGAGAGTTTGTCCAGCTCCTTCACCAGGGCTATCCTGTGGTTGTCGCATTCACCATTAG AAGTAACTACACACAACATCTTGACCGGATGCTTGAGGAAGCTGCTGCTGAGTTCTATCCCAACATCAAGTTCATGCGA GTTGAATGCCCCAAGTATCCCGGGTTCTGCATAACTCGCCAGAAAAGTGAATATCCCTTCATTGAGATATTCCATAGCCCACAACAA GCGGGTAATGAAGGAAAGGTCCAGGATCCGAATATCACCCGGTACTCTGTGAAAGTCGTACCT TACAATTATGACATGAGTCCTTATGGGTTCAGAGAGTTCTTCAAGCGCCAGGGGGTTCGTACTTCGGATCCGAAGTGA
- the LOC117129321 gene encoding uncharacterized protein LOC117129321, translating to MRQLHAVYGEWLLKDGCWNFVVDHFKGARMLFLNESSTHADLVAMAQEDYNLDMNTESVELTYSLQQMAPDLPPIHVTSDRQVRNLLEITKTHEVRLCVSSFSKMRMVSEERDEDHEGDEAEEGHEAEEGDEAEDHDGEEDADIPVVADAEDYSEYGKVKDEDEEEDDEICFDDYKGAYGCEGEGSSADRIYVNQSFASKDALLSELRLTAVRRRFSFRIFKSTKTLFVATCRVSGCQWKVRASVKHGTKTFWVTKYLATHTCSIPDRIAQRKRCTPKYIGRLFIDRVGIIDGLNPQHIKDAMKNMFGMTLDYTTSYRALLYAQEMVRGSAEDGYERLPSYLEQIKAANPGSITAIELDSLNRFKYLFLAFGASIRGFKYQRRVIVVDGTHLSGKYGGTMLVAAAQDGNFQIYPLAFGIVDGENDESWEWFFTKLASCVSDEYPLVIVSDRHASIINACEKVFPWATRGICYYHLQENIVKKYKGKHLLYLVKGAAYAHTLYDFDRYMDEIRSANPDLAEYLEEADVTLWSRVHCQGDRYNLKTSNIAESINSALKRARGFPIQFLLEFIREKLGRWYWKRRGDALSLTTQHSRGVEHLLAVREENAYTLRVQQIDGWKFFVKGGNRDCNVDLELQKCDCGVYQVEKIPCSHAIAAGTAAGVHISTLVWPVYSKDTLFAGYSENIYPCVGQLVEARTCFPPEVKRGPGRQKKSRWQSWLELSRMRGRKPRKQHRVYRCSVCKETGHKRPQCKN from the exons ATGCGTCAGTTACATGCAGTGTATGGAGAATGGTTGTTGAAAGATGGATGTTGGAATTTTGTGGTTGATCATTTCAAAGGAGCGAGAatgttatttttgaatgaaagttcgACACATGCTGATCTTGTTGCAATGGCTCAAGAAGATTATAACCTGGACATGAACACAGAGTCTGTGGAGCTAACCTACTCATTACAACAGATGGCTCCAGACCTTCCTCCTATTCATGTTACAAGTGATAGACAAGTTCGGAACTTGCTCGAGATAACTAAAACGCATGAAGTACGTCTTTGTGTATCAAGCTTTAGCAAGATGAGAATGGTTTCAGAGGAAAGGGATGAAGATCAt gagggggatgaagctgaggaggggcATGAAGCTGaagagggggatgaagctgaggatcATGATGGGGAGGAGGATGCTGACATCCCTGTTGTTGCTGATGCTGAGGATTATAGTGAGTATGGAAAGGTTaaagatgaggatgaggaagaagatgatgaaatctGTTTTGATGATTACAAAGGGGCATATGGTTGTGAAGGAGAAGGATCATCTGCAGACAGAATCTATGTCAACCAGAGTTTTGCTAGTAAGGATGCACTGCTTTCAGAGTTGCGGTTGACAGCGGTGAGGCGTAGGTTCTCCTTCAGAATATTCAAGTCAACGAAAACTCTGTTTGTGGCAACATGTCGTGTTAGTGGTTGTCAATGGAAGGTCCGAGCAAGTGTGAAACATGGGACTAAAACGTTTTGGGTAACCAAGTATTTGGCAACTCATACATGTTCCATCCCAGACAGAATCGCTCAGCGGAAACGTTGTACTCCGAAGTACATTGGTCGACTTTTCATAGATCGAGTTGGAATCATTGATGGGTTGAATCCGCAGCATATCAAAGATGCAATGAAGAACATGTTTGGCATGACACTTGATTACACCACTTCATACAGAGCATTGTTATATGCGCAAGAAATGGTGAGAGGATCAGCGGAAGACGGGTATGAGCGACTGCCTTCATATTTGGAGCAAATCAAGGCAGCAAATCCGGGTTCTATCACAGCTATAGAACTTGATTCTCTGAATAGATTTAAGTATCTATTTCTTGCTTTTGGAGCTTCAATCAGAGGATTTAAGTATCAGAGAAGGGTCATTGTGGTAGATGGGACTCACCTAAGTGGGAAGTATGGGGGTACTATGTTGGTTGCAGCCGCACAAGACGGTAATTTTCAGATATATCCATTGGCTTTTGGGATCGTAGATGGTGAGAATGATGAATCTTGGGAATGGTTTTTCACAAAATTGGCGAGCTGTGTATCTGATGAGTATCCTCTGGTGATAGTCTCCGACAGGCACGCCTCCATTATAAATGCGTGTGAAAAGGTGTTTCCTTGGGCAACCCGAGGAATATGTTATTATCACCTTCAAGAGAATATTGTCAAAAAGTATAAAGGGAAGCATCTCTTGTACTTGGTGAAAGGTGCTGCTTATGCTCATACACTTTACGATTTTGATCGGTACATGGATGAGATACGGAGTGCAAATCCGGATCTTGCTGAGTATCTGGAGGAAGCCGATGTGACCCTATGGTCTAGGGTTCATTGTCAGGGAGACAGGTACAACTTAAAAACGAGCAATATCGCTGAATCAATTAACTCCGCACTGAAGCGAGCAAGAGGATTTCCTATTCAGTTCCTGCTGGAGTTCATAAGGGAGAAGCTAGGAAGGTGGTACTGGAAAAGGAGAGGAGATGCTTTGAGTCTTACAACTCAACATAGTCGGGGTGTTGAACACTTGCTTGCTGTCCGAGAGGAGAACGCGTATACTCTGAGAGTCCAACAAATTGATGGATGGAAGTTCTTTGTGAAAGGTGGCAATAGGGACTGTAATGTTGATCTGGAACTTCAAAAGTGTGATTGTGGTGTCTATCAAGTCGAGAAAATACCTTGCTCTCATGCTATAGCAGCTGGAACAGCAGCTGGTGTGCATATCTCCACACTTGTGTGGCCGGTCTACTCAAAGGATACTTTGTTTGCAGGATACTCAGAGAATATATATCCTTGTGTTGGACAACTTGTTGAGGCACGCACATGCTTTCCTCCGGAAGTAAAGCGTGGTCCGGGGAGACAGAAGAAATCAAGATGGCAATCTTGGTTGGAGCTATCCAGGATGAGAGGACGCAAACCCCGGAAGCAACACAGGGTTTATAGGTGCTCAGTCTGCAAAGAAACTGGCCATAAGCGTCCACAATGTAAGAACTGA
- the LOC117129322 gene encoding uncharacterized protein LOC117129322, whose protein sequence is MDLPEFPPRMFTLGEEPDAIRSISYHSDDTKLFKALCDCLTADEYEDLKASKLGVFIKFKELDFGWTSRLVHFMLSFQLDIKKKFELWSLVVSQPVRFSLIEFEYLTGLNCDYIKDLENPRCEVTTEMAAFWEKMGVDIDTGPSIDQITEAFYNCDEWSRDDRMRLGYLAIYAGYIEGKKFSSATSASLARLVMDLEKFENYPWGRVAFKVLMDSLKAKDLTQTGYTVDGFIQVLQVWAYYALPELGANYGSPVPNRLSSLLLAYKGGKRQRKFFKAAINKQVLNFTPKTSQTTIVKNFVQKDFDEMFPKWDGDVDDPAADNIIKVMFNDPGWEWTMECWPVTGTRKVVKMEVIPVKNEVSPVKSESVVKEESSRPRKKARKGSSVSAEKPAAGSEGQQIEKTLKDISDAINLGFGTCLKELKLLADRIEAVEKKVGITNRGGSLMIVNLQPLQIHQNLLTNPGLVPKPLPKLQRRESLGNVLGRVRTDVIWLLLIVFKHTVNSKLQSKSVNGAKAGQKEAKEPSLTTEPSSSRELCLVSPADDLPSEDPSLLILDKQVSTASDLLVEEARRQTKKETALVNLRKKSVRERKLAPTQQTPFKGNSTAKQIIPNKQVGGGYDPFAPIDKMKSKELTAWVQKDPSYKLPLKKKPRRCRSRFYQVLRTPLEWLTDHQMDAFINILRQRYQNHPEHFRSDRMCFLDHVFSRQWRASYPDFKSDAPDANGLGRRLPGGAWNYHAGLIPSFCQSKKVWGVDVDDIYAPVNFKNQHWIAIWISIPKRHIVVWDSIVSHISPAELDEVMEPFVTMVPYLLVECALSDEQKVQYTLEPYTYARQTVGVPQCRAGDCGPFTLKYIECHALGIEFPTAFDKKHGKTIREKMALDIFRELPKCHEWENQDNDENLATYD, encoded by the exons ATGGATTTACCAGAATTCCCGCCGAGGATGTTTACATTAGGAGAAGAGCCTGATGCAATCAGGAGCATTTCGTATCATTCTGATGACACGAAGTTGTTTAAAGCTCTATGTGATTGTCTCACAGCTGACGAATATGAGGATCTGAAGGCGTCGAAGTTAGGAGTGTTCATCAAATTCAAGGAGCTTGACTTTGGTTGGACTTCAAGGCTGGTACATTTTATGCTCTCTTTCCAGCTAGACATCAAGAAGAAGTTTGAGCTCTGGAGTCTTGTCGTTTCACAACCTGTGAGGTTTTCACTGATAGAGTTTGAATACCTCACTGGGCTGAACTGCGATTACATCAAGGACCTGGAAAATCCAAGGTGTGAGGTTACGACGGAGATGGCTGCTTTCTGGGAGAAGATGGGTGTTGATATCGATACTGGGCCAAGTATTGATCAGATAACAGAAGCATTTTACAACTGCGACGAGTGGTCTCGGGATGATCGCATGCGGCTGGGATACCTTGCCATCTACGCAGGGTACATCGAAGGGAAAAAGTTCTCATCCGCTACATCAGCTAGTCTTGCAAGGCTAGTGATGGATTTAGAAAAATTTGAGAATTATCCATGGGGGAGAGTGGCGTTTAAGGTGCTGATGGATTCTCTGAAGGCAAAAGACTTAACGCAAACTGGTTACACTGTTGATGGGTTCATACAAGTGCTCCAAGTGTGGGCGTACTATGCTCTGCCAGAATTGGGTGCTAATTATGGGTCTCCCGTACCAAACAGACTGTCTTCACTGTTGCTGGCTTACAAGGGTGGCAAAAGACAACGCAAATTTTTTAAGGCTGCTATCAATAAACAAGTACTTAACTTCACTCCTAAGacttctcagacg ACTATCGTGAAGAACTTCGTTCAGAAGGATTTTGATGAAATGTTTCCAAAATGGGACGGAGACGTAGATGACCCTGCCGCGGATAACATAATTAAAGTCATGTTTAATGATCCTGGATGGGAGTGGACCATGGAATGCTGGCCAGTCACCGGTACTCGCAAGGTTGTGAAGATGGAAGTGATTCCAGTGAAGAATGAAGTGAGTCCCGTGAAGTCAGAGAGTGTTGTGAAGGAAGAAAGTAgcagacctcggaagaaagctcGTAAAGGGTCTTCTGTTTCTGCTGAGAAACCTGCGGCGGGTAGTGAAGGTCAGCAGATTGAAAAGACCTTGAAGGACATATCTGATGCCATTAATCTTGGCTTTGGGACGTGTCTTAAGGAGCTCAAGTTACTGGCGGATAGGATTGAAGCTGTGGAGAAGAAGGTGGGAATCACCAACAGAGGGGGTTCTCTGATGATCGTCAACTTACAACCACTTCAAATCCACCAAAACCTGTTGACGAACCCGGGGTTAGTACCAAAACCTCTCCCAAAATTGCAGAGAAGAGAGTCACTAGGCAATGTGTTAGGAAGAGTCAGGACTGATGTGATTT GGCTTTTgttaatagtttttaaacacaCTGTGAACTCGAAATTGCAGAGTAAAAGTGTGAATGGGGCGAAAGCAGGACAGAAGGAAGCCAAAGAACCGAGTCTTACTACAGAACCGAGTTCCTCGAGAGAGCTCTGTCTTGTGAGTCCTGCAGACGACTTACCGAGTGAAGATCCTAGCCTTCTTATATTGGACAAACAAGTTTCGACCGCTTCAGATTTACTCGTTGAAGAAGCTAGAAGGCAGACAAAGAAGGAGACTGCTTTGGTGAATCTCCGTAAAAAAAGTGTGCGAGAAAGGAAGCTTGCTCCCACACAGCAAACTCCTTTTAAGGGAAACAGCACTGCCAAACAGATCATTCCAAACAAACAGGTTGGCGGAGGCTATGATCCTTTTGCACCCATTGACAAGATGAAGTCGAAGGAGCTCACTGCATGGGTGCAAAAAGATCC TTCTTATAAACTGCCTCTGAAAAAAAAACCACGTAGATGTCGAAGTCGATTCTATCAGGTCCTCCGAACCCCCTTAGAATGGCTAACCGACCAT CAAATGGATGCTTTTATTAATATACTGAGGCAACGGTACCAAAACCATCCAGAACATTTCAGGAGCGACAGAATGTGCTTTCTTGATCATGTCTTTTCTCGGCAGTGGAGGGCCTCCTACCCTGATTTTAAGAGCGACGCTCCTGATGCCAACGGTTTAGGAAGAAGACTCCCTGGTGGGGCGTGGAATTATCATGCAGGCTTGATACCTTCTTTTTGCCAATCTAAGAAGGTTTGGGGGGTGGATGTGGATGATATCTATGCACCTGTGAACTTCAAGAACCAGCATTGGATTGCTATATGGATATCGATCCCTAAGAGGCACATCGTCGTCTGGGACAGCATTGTCTCTCATATTAGCCCTGCAGAACTCGATGAGGTAATGGAGCCTTTTGTCACAATGGTCCCTTATCTGCTTGTTGAGTGCGCGCTCTCTGACGAACAAAAGGTTCAATACACATTGGAGCCATACACATATGCGAGACAAACCGTTGGAGTACCTCAGTGCCGAGCTGGTGATTGTGGCCCCTTCACTCTGAAGTACATCGAATGTCATGCTCTTGGGATAGAATTTCCCACCGCGTTTGACAAAAAACACGGGAAGACCATCAGGGAGAAGATGGCGCTGGATATATTTCGAGAGCTTCCTAAGTGCCATGAATGGGAAAACCAAGACAATGATGAGAACCTGGCAACGTATGATTAG
- the LOC117129106 gene encoding uncharacterized protein LOC117129106, whose translation MFPKWDGDVDDPAADNIIKVMFNDPGWEWTMECWPVTGTRKVVKMEVIPVKNEVSPVKSESVVKEESSRPRKKARKGSSVSAEKPAAGSEGQQIEKTLKDISDAINLGFGTCLKELKLLADRIEAVEKKVGITNRGGSLMIVNLQPLQIHQNLLTNPGLVPKPLPKLQRRESLGNVLGRVRTDVICFLCALFLVCFDEPLYALILNMCALFLV comes from the coding sequence ATGTTTCCAAAATGGGACGGAGACGTAGATGACCCTGCCGCGGATAACATAATTAAAGTCATGTTTAATGATCCTGGATGGGAGTGGACCATGGAATGCTGGCCAGTCACCGGTACTCGCAAGGTTGTGAAGATGGAAGTGATTCCAGTGAAGAATGAAGTGAGTCCCGTGAAGTCAGAGAGTGTTGTGAAGGAAGAAAGTAgcagacctcggaagaaagctcGTAAAGGGTCTTCTGTTTCTGCTGAGAAACCTGCGGCGGGTAGTGAAGGTCAGCAGATTGAAAAGACCTTGAAGGACATATCTGATGCCATTAATCTTGGCTTTGGGACGTGTCTTAAGGAGCTCAAGTTACTGGCGGATAGGATTGAAGCTGTGGAGAAGAAGGTGGGAATCACCAACAGAGGGGGTTCTCTGATGATCGTCAACTTACAACCACTTCAAATCCACCAAAACCTGTTGACGAACCCGGGGTTAGTACCAAAACCTCTCCCAAAATTGCAGAGAAGAGAGTCACTAGGCAATGTGTTAGGAAGAGTCAGGACTGATGTGATTTGTTTCTTGTGTGCTTTGTTTCTAGTGTGCTTTGATGAACCACTGTATGCCTTGATTCTGAACATGTGTGCTTTGTTTCTAGTGTGA